In a genomic window of Seriola aureovittata isolate HTS-2021-v1 ecotype China chromosome 11, ASM2101889v1, whole genome shotgun sequence:
- the c1ql2 gene encoding complement C1q-like protein 2, producing the protein MVLALIIAIPLLVQTSKTDAHYEMMGTCRMICDPYNPKPSATALEVMQDLSAIPSPTFVQGTKGDPGRPGKPGPRGPPGEPGPPGPRGPPGDRGDSGKMGYSGVVGTARTETGGEPGSAIGGAKIAFYVGLKNPHEGYEVLRFDDVVTNLGNHYDPTTGKFTCQVSGIYYFTYHVLMRGGDGTSMWADLCKNGQVRASAIAQDADQNYDYASNSVVLHLDSGDEIYVKLDGGKAHGGNNNKYSTFSGFLLYPD; encoded by the exons ATGGTTTTGGCTCTCATCATCGCGATTCCACTGCTGGTCCAGACTTCCAAGACCGATGCGCACTATGAAATGATGGGGACTTGTCGGATGATCTGTGACCCCTACAACCCCAAACCGAGCGCCACGGCTCTTGAGGTCATGCAGGACCTGAGCGCCATCCCTTCTCCAACCTTTGTTCAAGGGACTAAGGGCGATCCGGGTCGGCCGGGGAAACCCGGGCCAAGGGGGCCGCCGGGCGAACCGGGGCCACCCGGTCCGAGAGGACCACCGGGTGATAGAGGTGATTCTGGAAAGATGGGTTATTCCGGCGTAGTGGGCACTGCGCGGACCGAGACCGGTGGAGAGCCGGGCTCCGCCATCGGCGGGGCAAAGATAGCGTTTTATGTGGGTCTGAAAAACCCCCACGAGGGATACGAAGTGTTGAGGTTCGACGACGTTGTCACGAACCTCGGGAACCACTACGACCCAACAACCGGCAAGTTCACTTGCCAAGTGTCCGGGATTTACTACTTCACCTATCATGTGCTGATGCGCGGAGGAGACGGAACCAGCATGTGGGCAGATTTATGCAAAAACGGACAG GTACGCGCCAGCGCCATAGCGCAGGACGCAGACCAGAACTACGACTACGCCAGCAACAGCGTCGTCCTGCATCTGGACTCCGGGGACGAGATTTATGTGAAACTGGACGGCGGCAAGGCGCACGGGgggaacaacaacaaatacagcaCGTTTTCCGGTTTCCTTTTGTATCCGGACTAA